Within Mercenaria mercenaria strain notata chromosome 15, MADL_Memer_1, whole genome shotgun sequence, the genomic segment tctggggtcagaaactaggccaccaggtcaaatcaaaggaaaagcttgttaacactctagaggtctcaATTTTGGACAAATCTtaatgtagaggccacatttatgatgtatcttcatgaaacttggtcagaatgttaatcttgatgatctcaaggtccagtttgaatctgggtcatgtgagatcaaaaactagctcaccaggtcagatcaaaggaaaagctagtttacactgtagaggccacatttatgatcacatcttaatgaaacttggtcagaatgttaatcttgaggctatataggtcaagtttgaatctgggtcaggtggggtcaaaaactaggtcactaggtcaaatcaaaggaatagcttgttaacactctagaggccacatttatgactgtatctttatgaaactatgtcagaatgttaaccttgataatctttaggtcaagttcgaacctgggtcatgtcaggtcaaaaactaggtcaccgagtcaaatcaaaggtaaagcttgttaacactctagaggctacatttatgactgtatctttatgaaacttggtcaaaatggtaatcttgataatctttaggtcaagttcgaacccgggtcatgtcaggtcaaaaactaggtcaccgagtcaaatcaaaggtaaagcttgttaacactgtagaggccacatttatgactgtatctttatgaaacttggtcaaaatggtaatcttgatattttcaaggtcaaatttgaatctgggtcatgtaggatcaaaaactagctcaccaggtcaaatcaaaggaaaagctagtttacactctagaggccacatttatgaccatatcttaatgaaactaggtcagaatgttaatcttgatgatctatagttaaattcaaatctgggtcaggtggggtcaaaaactaggtcactaggtcaaatcaaaggaaaagcttgttaacactctagaggccacatttatgactgtatcttcatgaaacttggtcagaatggtaatcttaatgatttcaaggtccagtttgaatctgggtcatgtcgggtcaaaaaataggtcacctaggtcaaattaaaagaaaagctagtttacactttagaggccacatttataccatatcttaatgaaacttggtcagaatgttaatcttgatggtctttaggtcaataggtcagatgagcgatacagggccttcatggccctcttgttcaaattattaccctgtgGTGAAAAATGGCTCCAACccggggtccaaagttttacgtagacttatatacaaaattttaaaaatcttttctgaaagttcaaggcctaggcctttgatacttggtatgtagcattccCTAGTGTTCTCTAGCAAGACTCTTCAACTTAtgccctggggtaaaaagaggccctgccccgatGGTCAATTGTTATACGAGgtaaataggaaaaaatactccaaaaaaaattccaagactgttttattaaaattacctgatgacccccaGTAATCAGGGGTCACACGACttttaccttgacctactgacctactttttgtgtttttttaagaTAGAGCTTTAAGATTTGGATGACCATTACAGTTTTGCACGCCGAtcctaaaactgactttcaatgaccataaatatgacctactgaactactttcttaatattttatcatcagtttgacatttgaaagatgtagctcatattactcgggtgagcggACCAGGCTCATCATGACCAATATTGCAACAACAATACAAAATAAGGGGAATAAAGTAAGATTCTTATTTAAGTTTTGTACTATTCATTTTGATACTGCATACACAATGTATGTActgttcaatgattttaatatttcaatttgttataattatgctcatttttcttattttattgcCAGTTGAAAAAGGcatgtttatatacaaatatttacaatctcctgatatgaaaaaatatataatacatattgcatatatttataaattgtgCTCAGtaatgtacattgtataaatatttatagtACTTGCAGGTTTatgatttctttattttgataGTAGAAAGATAGTATATTCAGTAGAGATACAATGTTTGCACTTTTAGCTGGTACAGTGGAAAGATTCATTAATTCAGCAATATGATTTCAACTATACAtaatatgataataatgataattggaATATTAGTAAAATTTGCTCATTCTTTTTTAGTAGAATAATggtaaaatcaaaactttaaatcATCATTTGTAAAGTCATTCAGTTCAGTCGTATGAGGTATACAAAGTTACTGTATACTTCATATCAAATCATATACTTCAATTTCATCCCTGTTTCTGCCTATAATCATCTTTGACATTTGCTGATTGCAACATATTGCCTTATTAAAGGCAGATGTATCATAAAATTTCACAACCTCATCTATCAGATTACCATTCGGTCCAAACTGTAGCACATTGTCGGAGAAATCTGCACACACAAGAAGACTCCCTCTACCTGTAAGACAAGAACCATCGGCACCTCTTAACTGTGAGTCATTAAATCTTCCAACAACTATCCCGTTATTATCCAGTATAATCAGTCCTTTGTATCTGTCAGCAACACAAATCTTGGAACCATTCTCACTGACAGCTAGACTGCGGATGGAAGAGAACATTTCCTGTCCTGATTGATCTTTACTGAATTTCTTCAGCTTTCTTCctgatacactgtatatgtaaacTGATGTATAGTCTGAAATGTACAGATTGCCATCAGCATATGATAGACCAAAACATTCAAAgccagtttttattttgtttgttaatgCCATTTTGCTTGATAGTGAAATGAATTGAACTTCTTTCTTGTCATGCAAACATACAGCAGCTTGCTGTTTATCAATAGAACAAACTTGCCATGGTCTCCCCTGTAGATCACAGTAGTCTATGACAGCATATGAGGAACTGTCTAAACGTTTCAGCTTGCTGTTGCTCCAATCAGACAGTATAATTGTTCCATCCTCCAGAGTACAGGCGCTGATAATATCACAATATTTTTTATCTGACTGAACGTTAACACTATATTTTGTGCAACCTTTTACTTGAAGTAAAAAATCGTTCTTATGAATATTCACAGTaccaatattttctgttttcatggCTATTCTCTGTTCAATCTTgccgaaaacatttatttcatgcaACAAAGAATCTAGTCTACGATCTCCAGCGAAATCAATGTCTTTGAATGGTGTTTGTAGTTTGGTTGCTTTTACAGATTTAGCAACATTTTCAGCAATGTTTTCTCCTTTCTTGACATTTACAAAGATTTGCAATTTGTTGTCACTTGCCAGTTTCAGCTTGTCTTGAGCGGATTTTAAGCAAGCTTTACTTCTCTCTAATATTCTTATACTATCTTCCTTTTCATTAATGAAGGTTTTATACTTATCTTCAGTGTCAGATATAGTGTTCTTCTCTAGTTCATCAAGTCTGTCATTGATTTCTTTCCTGAACTTCTTGATGTTTTCCAATGTTACAGTTTTGCTTTTCAAGAGCCGTTCTCTTTCTCGGTTGAATTTTTCTAGGTGTTCTTCCAAGGCCTTATTAACTGATTCTAGCTTTTGCTGAATTTCCCTGGTAGTGTTGGTGCAGGTGTTGTTCTGTAGAAATTCTGGTATGTAGAAGTTATCTTTGCATAACCttgaaaagaagaaataagtttacTAGtacaatagaaattttatttagtttttcttCCGTtcttgaaattatataaaaaacattaaCATTACAGTCATGTCTTAAATGCAGACCTTCGCAGAAAGCTGGTATCTACGGAATCCTGTAAAGGTCATGCCATATCATGTCCCGTCCGTGATGTTTTAGGAAAACGCATCATGTCCAACTCGACATGTGACAATGTGACACGACAAGCGACACGATGGTCAATGCGACATTACGCCACATTGTAATTTCGTAATTTTGCCTGTCTTAGCGTGTGTCGAGCGTCGTGTCACATTTCGCGTTCCGTGTTGTCATTTCGCATGTCGTTCGTCGATTTTGTTTCATGACATACGAAAAGCGCCACAACTCAGAAAATGCGACCCGGCACACAATAATGCGACACAACGCGCAACGTGCAATATAAATGTCGCGATGTCATGCCGTATTGTCTCCCATCGTAACATGTGTTTAACGCCGTGTCACATTGTTGTGAGGTTTGCCGCATGTCATTCCGTGATGTCGCATGTCATGCGTCGACTTAAAAGGGTAGACGGTCGGCACAGAACATAACGTGTGACAATACTACAAGACGCTCAACAAACGATACGGACGCAACAACGTGACATTAATGTCGCATGTCGTATCCCAATGTCGTGTGATGTGTGGTGTAGTATTGTCGTGCGTCATGTCATGCTTGATGTCACGCGTCGTGCGTTCACCCATCTAAATCATGACTGACGATACAGTACATGagataaacataatttcattctTTTATGATGGTATTATACGTGCTCTACATACAGGACGCCAAACACGTTGTCGACTATCTCTACGTGTAATAGTATACATAgtaaattgtatatttagataagTTTGGACTTTAATTTCTACTGTATAAGTTACTATTCATCTGTGTTTTAATTTCCTTTGAAAAAATGTATCAACTTTTGATACAATGGCGGATCAAGGAACTGGGTGTGGGGGCTTGAATTTCTAGAACTATAAGCAGATACGTAGACTTCAAACTTCTGGTTTGTTCTTTTCATTCCCTCTGTTATAAATGATACTGGATAACGAGATGTGAGCGAAGCGAGctgaatatattttatgcttttatcTTTCATTTACGTATCAATCATGATTATATTACATGAGCAGAAAGTTCGTGTTTGTTGCCTGCATTATTACCTCATATatttcattctttctttttttttttttttttttttttttttgctttttcaagcATTCAGTTTCATAGGAATATCGCCAAATTGGTATTTAGTGATAAATATGGTCTGAGCGGGAAAATAGAAGAATATGCGTTATGCTACAAATGTATCAAATTTCACCTTAATATTTACAAGAAACGTGCTTTTCTAAcaagcaaatattttcaaatagtcATAGAACTATCGCAGTCCGTGGTATTACAAGTAGATACTAATAATGAGCGAGCAAAGCgagcagaaaatatttcatgcatattATGCCTTTAGCTTTTAATTCCAtgggaaacaagagctgtcggaggaaagcaatgctcgactatttaacagtcttgtcaattgaataaatataaaaattgaaaaagggtcatcattttgtaacaagagggtcatgatgaccctggatcgctcacctgagtaatatgagctacatgtttcaaatgtcaaaccgatgctaaaatattaagaaagcaggtcagtatgtcacatttatggtcattgaaagtcagttttaagatcagtatgcaaaactgaacatgtcTTCCAAATTTCAGGGCTCtatcttaaaaatcaagaaagtaggtcagtaggtcacattcattgtcaCTTAAACtgagttttaagatcagtctgcaaaactgtgcatgccatccaaatttcaaggctgtatcttgaaaaaagtaggtcagtaggtcacattcatggtaactgaaagtcagctttaagatcggtgtgcgaaactgtacaagtcatccaaattttaaggctgtatctttaaaataaacaagaaagtaggtcagaaggtcacattccacatgaccaagatttgaaatgtaccttgagattatcaaggttaacattctgaccaagtttcatgaagatactgtaataagtgtggcctctagagtgttaacaagcttttcctttgactgacgtggtgacctagtttttgacccaatatcgaactcgtccaagattttatttagggtaacattctgaccaagttcattaagattgtgccaaaattgtAACATCTGGAgtgtttacagtcaaattgttgacgacggacacaggactGTCACAAAAActcacttcgtgctcaggtgagctaaaaatgcaaagcagggttatggaacctgcacagtacATACAGTGGATAAGTCTGTGAAATTTTCATACATTCCTACATGTGGGctctgagatactagcttacatacaggAACCTAACCAAAATCTGCAAGGTTgataaagggggataattttgttaaaatgcggagtagagttatggaacctgtgcattgcatgtcagatagtatctgaagtttcaatccattcccgtaatgggtattgagataccagcttacatacaaaaccttaacgaAAATTTTcgaaaagtcgaaaaaggggcataattttgtaaaaaaagagcAGCAAAATATAGCTATGGACcctatgcaatgtaagtcagtttattacagtgaataagtgtgtgaagtttcaatcctttcctacaaatggatactgagatacctacttacataaaaaaatcttacccTAATCGCCGACGCAAAGGCGAGTcaaatagctctacttattctttggaTAGACGAgctaagaatgtaaaaaaaatatgctttaCAGATTTTAGGGTTGGAGGGGGGACGCGCCGAGTGTGCCCTCTTTCTGAATCTGCACAGCGATTTTCGATTTCGAATGCACTTTAAACTACATAAATAAAGCAGCCTTACTTGTGATCTATAGCCATACTTCGTCATGGTTTTGGCAATACATGTCTATATAGTGATGGGTGTGTCTGTCACATCTCTCGCTCGGCGCCGTGGGTAGAGGTTTACTAGACCCACGATGTACTGAAGGACGCGACTTGATTGATCCTTGTGGAATCCATCCTTTGTCAAGAATCCTGTGTCCAGTTAGTGATGGAACATCCTCATGAACTTGCACACAGGTTAAACAATAATAGTCCTGACATTCTACGCAGTATTTTTCTGCCTCTCTAGTCTTGCCTTTACGTTTACAAACTCTACATAAGACATCAAAGGATTCATCAGACATAATGTCTGTGTTTACATTCCCTCCAGAtgccattttaatttaaaattcttGTCATCGGTCTTGCATTTcccaatacaaaatgaaaaagttcttttaattttctttgcAAGAGAACAACATATTAGTGTAAGAGTGTAGTACGCGGACTTTGAACAACAACATGTGACTTCCGTCTGGATTAGATAAATATTCGATAACTGACACAATATGTTAAAACGTCAGCAATTTGATAATAACTTTTACTTgataaactttgtttttatttgcgatacgtttacattttcattaataAGTTTTCCAAATACGCTGTCATATCGGTATTATTCATTGGTTCATTTTCTATAATGTTCATTGGAGATGTATTGTCAGTCCGCACTTAGTTTGTCAGAGTGTCTTCCAACACAccttttaaaatttgggtttacGGCATACCAACGCAGTATAGTTTATATGGCGTCAAACAGgtctttaaaaattgattttcacTTTCTTTTTATCGAAACAAAACTATTACTGTAAGGGTTAGGATAATTTTAGGTCGGATCTGGACACCTTAGATATAAGCACCACTTTTGCAGTAAAGGTAGACaataaaataacttaaatgtTTATCAACGGTCCACAAGGTCAccggttttgttttgtttgggtaAAATAGCTCTTCTTTACAACATTTCAGCTAAGAAACGGCGAGCAGTAAACCTAAACGGTGTTCCTCGATTCAATACCTATAAAAACCTGTTCCCCGCaggcaaacttccccacatgaataagaggtagaggacgaataaTTTGCAAgaacaatgtcttctatcaaatgtCAGCctggtcacggagaacatacgattCGCACAGAGATCATTCGTggatctccctattgagctataCGGGCgggtattttttttctattttagcataTTTCAAAATGACACTCAAAAATTTGTAGACTTCAGCTCTAGAAAATTAAAATCGTTACAAAACATCCAAAAGCTTCATGAGGTCATATATTATTAGTTTGCTATCAAAAGCACTTTTCAAAATGGCTGTCTTATTGAAAAAGTCGAAATATATGGCATGATTTAGTCTGCCAACTACGTGTATGATACCTGTACTGctcattttttctttactttatattaaaatgtacCAATTGAATAAATAGCTAGGAAAGGGTAGCATGATAATCGTACACCCAGTAgacatttgacgtcggttagacgtcgtatagacgtcggaccccgacgtcggattgacgttggattttggttggatttgcaaaccgtttagacgtcggatcccgacgttggctagacgtcgcaatccgaccattttccaacctaaatctaaccacttttcaaccaaaatctgaccaaattttcaaggTAATTTGCAATGAAACAAGTACttaacacatgtattttatcatctttatttcacattATGGCGACGTTAGTCTAATACaataagtccaaaaagtaatCCAGtcattgaaactttcaagtttcgtcatttttgcATAATTCTTCAACTCCGCTTACATTTCCATCTGAAATGtataaatttgacagtttcatcaaATCAAAGACTTATACAAATATACTAGTGCTATTACTAAGAGCATAATTACTACGTGTCAAACAAATATGTagtattttaaattctataaaaacatctcctataacttcgtaaaatgtaatgaagtttGGTGTTAAACGCAATtgcttttttaaagaaacaaacaaaaatgcatcaaTCTTTGAAAATATACGGAACATTAATAggtataagtattaaaataagtAGATCagtctatatttttaaaaagtctgttactcacgttgcggaCCCCTTCCTTTATGTaaagtatttacatgtataaacttgctctatcttatcccaacaactatcaaattacaggaagactgtgtaaaccgatgcaggatTATCCCGTGAATGAATGACTAATAGAAaacatgtgtagaagagaagATCCTTAGGcgaattaagaataatttatacatgtgtatagaatgaaTTTTTCTTGAACAGTTTAAAATTCGTGAAAAAAATCCATTTCCGAAAATAGAGAATCTCATAcgatattgtaacataattaataatgttTAATGTGCGAATGAACTATTATTTATAAGCGAATGTCCAGacctttatgaaaacaagtaaatatctttaaactttactagcaatattataccacttagttttataactaaaaacatttatcagactttctatccaacctaattccaacgtcttctagacgtctaagtctgacgtctattagacgtcgtggatatgacgttggttagacgttggattcaggtcgccgacgccgcgaccaaaatccaacgtctatccaacgtcggtacgacgtcaggtgtttactgggcaTTATGTCACTTGATTGAACTTACCAAAAACAAGTCCGTATTAAAACACGGCACTATAAGGTTGTAACAGATCAGTAATTAGCGGCCATGATTATTTTAATCAGTTCAAAACGAGTAAAACAATTACATAGATGACGAAATGTgccttttcttcaatattttattgctttagCCGAGTAAACACCTTCAGCAATACATGTGTGTTATTGACCATTGGATTAATAGTAGGACAGAAACTTTATACACCGATATACTCATTGCAATTTAGAGCGACAAATACTTAAACCACAGATATTACTAAGGCTTGAGTTTCCAAGTTTGAACTTGCAACTTACTTGATGAAGTTTAGATATAATATTGATACGTAGAAGGTAAgatttcgactttaatattcattcaattgacaagactgttAAATAGTCGAACGTTGCCGTTCtcctagcctgggaagccgttgataatattcgtGCTTTGCCAGAAGCAaccatacctaatatctatgcattaaagatcccacagTTTTcgataattattaattaattggCATTTATGGAGTTACTGATATTGTCAATATGCAGGTAGAATAAGACTGTGTCTGTCCGACACAgagtgtgcccccactggtacatttgtcacaagtaAGGGGCAATCATTAAAATGTATAcagttttaaggggatatagccactacaaacattttatgaaaaggattcattattctaggccatatactttttgagcaattagcatcacaaacaaaaaaaatcaactattttggctatttcaagagccataacactgtaataaacactaagattctcaagaagaataccaagtgtgcaaggtaacattatgataaagattAAAGCagggtttcatgaatttacatcaaatactttttgagctaggcacattaggtgaaaatgtgcattttttttattatttcaggggccataaccttAAAAATAGGGGAAGGATCCAACccaaaaataagaggtgtgcaagtttatatcatgataaagactcgtgcatgttttcattcatttatatcatatactttctgagctaggtgcgtttaaaggtgaaaatgtgcatttttgactatttcagggccataactctgaaaatagggggaagGGGGGCTTGATGAAAAATAGAATGTGcttaagttcatatcatgataaataaTCATGCAAGGTTTGATTAATTTAAGTGTAATACTTTTGAGTTAGGCGTGTCAAAaggttaaaatatgtatttttactatttcaggggtcataactctggatatagatggacccagatgaaaaataggagatgcgcaagttcatatcatgataaagactcaagcatgGTTTCATCAAGTTTTATCAAATACTTcctgagctaggcacgtcacgaacttcggacagacacgaccaaatctatatggccccaccactcatgggggaggGGGGAGGCGGGGCACAAAAAAGTAAGAAATTGTCTGAGTGGATTCCCAGGCTACCGTCCTCCAACAGCTCATATTATCCGCCAAAATCAGTCAGCAACGTAAGTCTTGGACCATGCTCACAGATGGATAGACTTTGAATGTCACTTGACCATGACATATTACAAGAGCTGTCGTAAGAAagcgcgctcaacttttctcagtgcttgactctgaataagagctttgccagtaaaaaaatccaagttaaaaaggggcataactctgtcaaagttcaaatcatagttatgggaattgtgtctcctggtgtagactttgaaagtaaataaatattttgagttttaaatcaaaagctttaatagtaacagagatatttgactttatcaaaaaatttaccaaaaaaatctaagttaaaaagggacataattctgtcaaaattgaaatcagagttatggggattatttctcctggtgtagactttgatggtaaacaagtattttaagtttcaagtcaaaagctttgaaagtaacagagatatttgactttatcaaaaattttaacaaaaaattctaagttaaaaaggggcataattctgtcaaaattcaatcagagttatagggattgtttctccttgtgtagacttcgatggtaaacaagtattttaagtttcaagtcaagaGCTTTGAtgacaagcaaa encodes:
- the LOC123562339 gene encoding uncharacterized protein LOC123562339 gives rise to the protein MAIDHKLCKDNFYIPEFLQNNTCTNTTREIQQKLESVNKALEEHLEKFNRERERLLKSKTVTLENIKKFRKEINDRLDELEKNTISDTEDKYKTFINEKEDSIRILERSKACLKSAQDKLKLASDNKLQIFVNVKKGENIAENVAKSVKATKLQTPFKDIDFAGDRRLDSLLHEINVFGKIEQRIAMKTENIGTVNIHKNDFLLQVKGCTKYSVNVQSDKKYCDIISACTLEDGTIILSDWSNSKLKRLDSSSYAVIDYCDLQGRPWQVCSIDKQQAAVCLHDKKEVQFISLSSKMALTNKIKTGFECFGLSYADGNLYISDYTSVYIYSVSGRKLKKFSKDQSGQEMFSSIRSLAVSENGSKICVADRYKGLIILDNNGIVVGRFNDSQLRGADGSCLTGRGSLLVCADFSDNVLQFGPNGNLIDEVVKFYDTSAFNKAICCNQQMSKMIIGRNRDEIEVYDLI